GTACAAGTATAAAAATAGATGCCAAAACAAAGAAAGAAGCACAAGAATTATTTAAAGATATGGGAATGAGTTTAACTGCAGCAATAAATATATTCTTGAAACAGGCAGTAAGAGAGCAGAGAATACCTTTTTATGTTGGAGAGC
This genomic stretch from Leptotrichia sp. oral taxon 218 harbors:
- a CDS encoding type II toxin-antitoxin system RelB/DinJ family antitoxin — encoded protein: MPTVSTSIKIDAKTKKEAQELFKDMGMSLTAAINIFLKQAVREQRIPFYVGEPKYKEEVYQAMKDVEQGKNLSKSYHSAREMIEDILKDEDE